The Streptomyces sp. NBC_01463 DNA window CCTGCCCAGCCTCCGCCGCAGCACCGCGTCGTCCCAGCGCCCGCTCCTGCGGGCCTCGGCGGCCAGCGCGTCAAGGGTGCGGCGGCAGGCGACGACCTCGCCGACGAACGCCGTACCGCGCTCGAAGGAGAGCGTGACCATGGTGACCCGCCAGCCGTCGTTCTCCGCTCCGACGAGGTGCGAGACCGGCACCCGCACCTCGTCCAGGAACATCTCGGCGAACTCGGTGGACCCGGCGAGCGTGCGCAGCGGCCGGACGGTGACGCCCGGGCTGTCCATCCGCATCGCCAGCCAGCTGATGCCCCGGTGTTTCGGCGCCTCCGCATCCGTCCGCACCAGCAGTTCGCACCAGTCGGCGACCTCCGCGTGCGAGGTCCAGATCTTCTGCCCGCTCACCACGTAGCCGTCGCCGTCGCGCACCGCGCGGGTCCGCAGCGAGGCCAGGTCCGAGCCCGCGTCCGGCTCGCTGAAGCCCTGGCACCACATCTCGTCGCCGCGCAGCACCGGCGGCAGCCAGCGCGCCCGCTGCTCCGCGGTGCCCTCGGCGGCGATCGTGGGCCCGGCGTGCAGCAGCCCCACGAAGTTCGCCCCGACGTAGGGCGCCCCGGCCCGTTCCGTCTCCTCCAGGAAGATCAGGTGCTGGGTGGGGGTGGCGCCCCGGCCGCCCGCGTCGGCGGGCCAGTGCAGGCCTGCGTACCCGGCGTCGTACAACAGCCGCTGCCAGCCGGCGTCGTACGCCCGGCGCCCCGGCCAGTCACCGGGATCCGGCTTCCCGGGCAGCCCGGGGAGCACCGAGCCCAGCCACTCCCGCAGCCGCGCCCGGAAGTCTTCCTCTTCCTCCGTGTACGCGAGGTCCATGACGCCTACTTGTCGAGGTCGAGGCCGAGCATCCGGATCGCGTTGCCGCGCATCAGTTTGTAGACGGTCTCGTCGTCCAGTCCCTTGACGTGGTCGAGGGCGACCTCCTTGGTGTGCGGGAAGGTCGAGTCGACGTGCGGATAGTCGGTCTCGAACGTCGCGTTGTCACGCCCCACCACATCGAGCGAGGCGACGCCGTGCTTGTCGCGGAAGAAGCAGCAGAACATCTGCCGGTAGTAGTACGTGGACGGCGGCTCGGGGATCAGATCGCGCACCCCGCCCCAGGCCCGGTGCTCCTCCCAGACGTCGTCGGCGCGCTCCAGGGCGTACGGGATCCAGCCCATCTGCCCCTCGCTGTACGCCAGCTTCAGCTTCGGGTACTTCACCAGCACCCCGCTGAACAGGAAGTCCATCATGGAGGCCATCGCGTTGTTGAAGGAGAGCGAGGCCTGGACGGCGGGCGGGGCGTCCGGGGAGGCGGCCGGCATCTGCGAGCTGGACCCGATGTGCATGTTCACCACCGTGCCGGTCTCCTGGCAGACGGCGAAGAACGGGTCCCAGTAGCCGGTGTGGATCGACGGCAGCCCCAGATGGGTCGGGATCTCCGAGAAGGTCACCGCCCGCACCCCGCGCGCCGCGTTCCGCCTGATCTCGGCGACCGCCAGGTCGATGTCCCAGAGCGGGATGATGCACAGCGGGATCAGCCGGCCGCCGCTGTCACCGCACCACTCCTCGACCATCCAGTCGTTGTACGCACGCACACAGGCGAGCGCGACCTCCTTGTCGTGCGCCTCGGCGAAGGTCTGCCCGCAGAACCGCGGGAAGGTCGGGAAGCAGAGGCTCGCCTCGACATGGTTGAGATCCATGTCCTTCAGCCGTTCGACGGGGTCCCAGCAGCCGGGCCGCATCTCCGCCCGGGTGATCCCCTCCAGCGTCATGTCGTCGCGGTCGAACCCCACCGCCGCGATGTTCCGCTTGTACGGGAACTTGAGGTCCTCGTAGATCCACCAGTCGGTGGGCGGCCCGTCCGGGTCCATCGTGATGACGTACTTGCCCCCGGTGTACGCCAGCTCCCCGATGCCCGCCGTCAGCGGCTGCGGACCGCGCTCGCGGTACTTGGCCGGCAGCCAGGTCGAGAAGAGGTGCGGCGGCTCGATCACATGGTCGTCGACGCTGACGATCCGAGGCAGTTCCGTCATGGTGTCCCCTTCGGCGCACACGTTTCTGATGACCCGTCAGATTGACGTCGCCCTCAGGCTAGCCCCGCACCCCTGGACCGACAAGGCACAGCGCTCTACGCTCTCCGCACGATCTGACTACCCGTCAGCTGTGAGGGGTTCGCCGTGACCGAGACCGCACACGCCCTGGGTGCATCACGCACCTTCTGGGAGCTCATCGAACGCCGGGCCGCCCTGACCCCGGACCGCGCCGTCCTGATCCAGGGCGACCGCACACTCACCTTCGGCGAACTGCGCACCCGTGCCGAACGGGTGGCGGCGGGCCTGTACGCCGCCGGGATACGCCCCGGCACCGTCGTCGCCTGGCAGCTGCCGACCCGGCTGGAAACAGTCCTGCTCTCCTTCGCCCTGACCCGGATCGGCGCGGTGCAGACACCCGTCATCCCCTTCTACCGCGACCGCGAGGTCGGCTTCGCCCTGCGCGAGTCGAAGGCGGAGTACTTCGCCGTACCCGGCACCTGGCGCGGCTTCGACCACACCGCGATGGCCGGCCGCCTCTCCGCGGACCTCCCGCACCCGCCGCGGATCATCGAGGCGTACGACACCCTCCCGGACGGCGACCCGTCGACCCTGCCCCCGCCGCCCGCCGACGGCACCCCGGTGCGCTGGATCTACTGGACCTCGGGCACCACGTCCGACCCCAAGGGCGTCCTGCACACCGACCGCAGCCTCATCGCGGGCGGCTCCTGCCTGGCCCACGCGCTGCACCTGTCGGCCGACGACATCGGCTCGATGGCCTTCCCCTTCGCCCACGTCGCCGGCCCCGACTACTCGGTGATGCTCCTCCTCTACGGCTTCCCCGCCGTCCTGTTCGAGCACTTCGCGATGCCGGACGCGCTCGCGGACTACCGGCGCCACGGAGTGACCGTCGCGGGTGGATCCACCGCGTTCTACTCCATGTTCCTGACCGAACAGCGCAAGACGCCGGACACCCCGCTCATCCCCACCCTCCGTCTCCTGGCGGGCGGCGGCGCCCCGAAGCCGCCCGAGGTCTACCACGCGGTGGTCCGCGAGATGGGCGTCCAGCTCACCCACGGCTACGGCATGACCGAGGTCCCCATGATCACGATGGGCGCCCCCGCCGACACGGTGGAACACCTCGCCGAGACGGAGGGGCGCCCGCCCGAGGGCATGGAGATCCGGATCACCGACGAGGACGGCAAACCACTGCCGTACGGCACGGACGGCGAGGTACGACTGCGGGGCGAGGCCGTCTGCCAGGGCTACCTGGCCTCCGCCTCCCCCTTCGACGACGACGGCTTCCTCATCACCGGCGACGTCGGGCACGTCCGGCCCAGCGGACACCTCGTGCTCACCGGGCGGCTGAAGGACATCATCATCCGCAAGGGCGAGAACATCTCGGCGAAGGAGATAGAGGACCTCCTCGCCCGCCACCCCGGCGTGGGCGACGCGGCGGTGATCGGCCTCCCCGACCAGACGCGCGGCGAACGCGTCTGCGCGGTGGTGGAACAGCCCCCGGACGCCGCGCCCCTCACCCTCCCCGAGCTGACGGCCTACCTGCGCGACGAGGGCCTGTCGGTCCACAAGCTCCCGGAACAACTGGAACTGGTCGACGCACTGCCCCGCAACGAGGCGCTCCGCAAGGTCCTGAAGTACCAGTTGCGTGCGCGGTTCAGTTGAGGCGGGGTTCCGTCCTCAATCGCCGGACGGGCTTGTGTGCGGGTGCCCCGCGGGGCGCCTTTGTCCGGTGGGTGGGGGTGGGGGCCCTCCGGGGCGTCTCCTCAAAAACTGGCGTGGCGACCGGAGACGTTGCGGGGGCCGGGTAGTACGCCATTTTTCTGCGGGGACCCCCCTGCACGCCCCCACCCACTCTCGCGTGCGTCTGAACCCCGGCGGTACGAACGCCGCAGACGCAAGGCGGCCGGGTCCGGGGCCGTGCAGGGGAGTCCCCGCAGGACGACGAACGGATTCCGGGCTCCCGCTGCGTGGGGCTGGAAACGTTCGTCGTTTGAGGAGACGCCCCGGAGGGGCACCGGACCCCCACCCACCGGGGCAGGCGCCCCGGGTCGCGGGGAACCCGCACCAACAAGCCCGTCCGGCGATTGAGGACGGAACCCCGCACCAAGGACCGGCGCAACGCAAACGCGCCGCCGCCCGCCCAAGGGCTACGCGTCGGGCTCGATCACCGTGAAGTACGCGGCGAGCGCCGCCACCGCTTCCGTTTCCGCGATCCGGCCGTCGTGGTCCGCGTCCAGGCTCTGGGCCGCGAACGCGGCCGCGTCCTGGCTCGCGCCCAGGACTCTCAGGGCGCGCTCCACGGCCGGCACCGCCGCCGCGCCGTCGTCGTCCTGG harbors:
- a CDS encoding acyl-CoA dehydrogenase codes for the protein MDLAYTEEEEDFRARLREWLGSVLPGLPGKPDPGDWPGRRAYDAGWQRLLYDAGYAGLHWPADAGGRGATPTQHLIFLEETERAGAPYVGANFVGLLHAGPTIAAEGTAEQRARWLPPVLRGDEMWCQGFSEPDAGSDLASLRTRAVRDGDGYVVSGQKIWTSHAEVADWCELLVRTDAEAPKHRGISWLAMRMDSPGVTVRPLRTLAGSTEFAEMFLDEVRVPVSHLVGAENDGWRVTMVTLSFERGTAFVGEVVACRRTLDALAAEARRSGRWDDAVLRRRLGRLGAEFRALWRLTQWNVSEAQASGGVPGIGGSVFKLRYSEARQELYEAAAEVLGAGDALDLDREWVLDRLSSLSYTIAAGTSQIQRSIVAERILGLPKGR
- a CDS encoding amidohydrolase produces the protein MTELPRIVSVDDHVIEPPHLFSTWLPAKYRERGPQPLTAGIGELAYTGGKYVITMDPDGPPTDWWIYEDLKFPYKRNIAAVGFDRDDMTLEGITRAEMRPGCWDPVERLKDMDLNHVEASLCFPTFPRFCGQTFAEAHDKEVALACVRAYNDWMVEEWCGDSGGRLIPLCIIPLWDIDLAVAEIRRNAARGVRAVTFSEIPTHLGLPSIHTGYWDPFFAVCQETGTVVNMHIGSSSQMPAASPDAPPAVQASLSFNNAMASMMDFLFSGVLVKYPKLKLAYSEGQMGWIPYALERADDVWEEHRAWGGVRDLIPEPPSTYYYRQMFCCFFRDKHGVASLDVVGRDNATFETDYPHVDSTFPHTKEVALDHVKGLDDETVYKLMRGNAIRMLGLDLDK
- a CDS encoding AMP-binding protein is translated as MTETAHALGASRTFWELIERRAALTPDRAVLIQGDRTLTFGELRTRAERVAAGLYAAGIRPGTVVAWQLPTRLETVLLSFALTRIGAVQTPVIPFYRDREVGFALRESKAEYFAVPGTWRGFDHTAMAGRLSADLPHPPRIIEAYDTLPDGDPSTLPPPPADGTPVRWIYWTSGTTSDPKGVLHTDRSLIAGGSCLAHALHLSADDIGSMAFPFAHVAGPDYSVMLLLYGFPAVLFEHFAMPDALADYRRHGVTVAGGSTAFYSMFLTEQRKTPDTPLIPTLRLLAGGGAPKPPEVYHAVVREMGVQLTHGYGMTEVPMITMGAPADTVEHLAETEGRPPEGMEIRITDEDGKPLPYGTDGEVRLRGEAVCQGYLASASPFDDDGFLITGDVGHVRPSGHLVLTGRLKDIIIRKGENISAKEIEDLLARHPGVGDAAVIGLPDQTRGERVCAVVEQPPDAAPLTLPELTAYLRDEGLSVHKLPEQLELVDALPRNEALRKVLKYQLRARFS